In the genome of Chryseobacterium oryzae, one region contains:
- a CDS encoding VOC family protein — MKLKLQDLPINELRMKVNSLTPVLWTEKFEETIQFYTHVLKFSLKNQNSDWNWAVLEKDEIQIMISLPNSHEKKREICFSGSFYFNIENIQSFWDSLKFTAKICYELEVFDWGMREFAIYDNNGYILQFGESVQEISREE; from the coding sequence ATGAAGCTAAAATTACAGGATTTACCCATTAATGAACTGAGAATGAAAGTAAATTCTTTAACTCCGGTATTGTGGACTGAAAAATTTGAAGAAACGATTCAGTTTTATACTCATGTTTTGAAATTTTCTTTAAAAAACCAAAATTCAGATTGGAATTGGGCTGTTTTGGAGAAAGATGAAATTCAAATCATGATTTCTTTGCCCAATTCTCATGAAAAGAAAAGGGAAATATGTTTTTCCGGATCTTTTTATTTTAATATTGAAAATATTCAGTCTTTTTGGGATTCTTTGAAGTTTACAGCAAAAATTTGTTATGAACTCGAAGTTTTCGATTGGGGAATGAGAGAATTTGCCATTTACGATAACAACGGATATATCCTTCAGTTTGGCGAATCTGTACAAGAAATTAGCAGAGAGGAATAA
- a CDS encoding Na+/H+ antiporter — MIHNYVILSIVVLLAVMILVMIGQKLKVAYPIFLVIAGLLISLVPGMPHIEIEPDLVFLIFLPPILFEAAWFTSWQDFRKWKKQIFSMAFGLVFLTSIVVAYLSSSIIPGLTVAMGFLLGGVNSPPDAVAATSVLKHMKIPKKITSVLEGESLINDASSLIVFKFALAAVISGQFIFADAAKDFFMMAVGGVAVGIACGFVFGFFLRYIPSNSNIDTVITLIVPYIMYVGAEHFHFSGVLSVVAGGLLMSYNSHCYMSHTTRIQAGNVWNVLIFLMNTIIFILIGLELPVVVAGMKDYTISEGIIYSVVIGGAIVFTRIFYSYAVAYLPWLCSKDYRLKFPKPDWREPFIISFAAMRGVVSLAAALSIPAFLPNGEAFPHRNIILFVTFVIILITLVGQGLMLSPILKLLKIKDVQSDIPEEKQEVILWRKLKETALHTLENDYTQLIETNSLVRHQKRKLENEMMMMADKTQCMASTENFSSSLHESKDVLRQVIQAQRNELHRMKREKIFDDQVLRGIEMQLDFDEAKITGFTH, encoded by the coding sequence ATGATTCACAATTATGTCATTTTATCCATTGTAGTATTGTTGGCGGTGATGATTTTGGTAATGATCGGGCAAAAGCTTAAAGTTGCATATCCTATATTTTTGGTTATTGCAGGGCTTTTAATAAGTTTAGTTCCCGGTATGCCACATATCGAAATAGAGCCAGATTTGGTTTTTCTTATTTTTCTTCCTCCCATTTTATTTGAAGCGGCATGGTTTACTTCTTGGCAGGATTTTCGGAAATGGAAAAAGCAGATTTTTTCTATGGCATTTGGATTGGTTTTTCTTACCTCCATCGTCGTAGCTTATCTGTCATCATCAATTATACCGGGACTTACTGTGGCGATGGGATTTCTTTTAGGAGGAGTAAATTCTCCGCCAGATGCTGTAGCGGCAACTTCTGTACTGAAGCACATGAAAATTCCAAAAAAAATTACCAGTGTGTTAGAAGGGGAAAGTTTAATTAACGATGCTTCGAGTTTAATTGTTTTTAAATTTGCTTTGGCGGCAGTTATTTCTGGACAGTTTATCTTTGCTGATGCTGCTAAAGACTTCTTTATGATGGCAGTTGGTGGAGTAGCAGTTGGTATTGCTTGCGGTTTTGTTTTTGGATTTTTTCTAAGATACATTCCTTCTAATTCTAATATAGATACAGTTATTACTCTTATTGTACCGTATATAATGTATGTAGGTGCAGAACATTTCCATTTTTCCGGTGTTTTATCGGTTGTTGCAGGTGGGTTGTTAATGTCATATAATTCTCACTGTTATATGAGTCATACCACGAGAATTCAGGCAGGAAATGTCTGGAATGTTCTTATTTTCCTAATGAATACCATTATTTTTATCCTTATCGGACTAGAATTACCGGTGGTTGTAGCGGGAATGAAAGATTATACGATTTCTGAAGGTATTATCTATAGTGTTGTTATCGGAGGAGCAATAGTTTTTACCAGAATTTTTTACAGTTATGCAGTGGCTTATCTGCCTTGGCTGTGTTCGAAAGATTATAGACTGAAGTTTCCAAAACCAGATTGGCGGGAACCTTTTATCATTAGTTTTGCGGCAATGAGAGGGGTAGTTTCTTTGGCTGCAGCACTTTCAATTCCGGCTTTTTTACCGAATGGTGAGGCTTTTCCACATAGAAATATTATCCTTTTTGTCACTTTTGTTATCATTCTTATTACTTTGGTGGGACAAGGCTTAATGCTTTCACCTATTTTAAAACTTTTAAAAATTAAAGATGTACAAAGCGATATTCCGGAGGAAAAACAAGAAGTTATACTTTGGAGAAAGCTTAAAGAAACGGCTTTACATACATTAGAGAACGATTATACTCAGTTAATAGAAACCAACAGCTTGGTTCGTCATCAAAAACGTAAACTTGAAAATGAAATGATGATGATGGCAGATAAAACGCAATGCATGGCTTCTACGGAAAATTTCTCTTCCTCTCTTCATGAGAGTAAGGATGTTCTTCGTCAGGTAATTCAGGCACAGAGAAACGAACTTCATAGAATGAAACGCGAAAAAATATTTGATGATCAAGTCTTACGGGGTATAGAAATGCAGCTCGATTTTGATGAAGCTAAAATTACAGGATTTACCCATTAA